In one window of Opitutus sp. GAS368 DNA:
- a CDS encoding protein arginine kinase: protein MKINELIESHSELTDTAASKSAVVLMTRIRLARNLAAQPFPGWAKDAQKREIRDQCMQAVAALPQMKRGLAIPVETLDELQKQILVERHLISRELCHAKSGSGIVISKDQSCVVMVNEEDHLRIQVLRAGFQFKKVWATINQLDTDLEEHMDYAFSPKLGYLSACPTNLGTGIRASAMMHLPALVISSQMEKVVRAVNQLGMAVRGLFGEGSDASGSIFQISNQTTLGESEEGIIKHLHGVLTTIVDQELNARERLLETDPNKLFDKIGRAFGILQNGYLLNSGEAMNLLSLIRLGIDLGIFPDAQRAVVDRLFIECQPGHVQHAAKGAFEPSQRDVLRGERLRAEFAKVTAPDFSHAAK from the coding sequence ATGAAGATTAACGAACTCATCGAGTCCCACTCCGAGCTGACGGACACCGCCGCCAGCAAGAGTGCCGTCGTGCTCATGACGCGCATCCGCCTGGCGCGGAACCTCGCCGCGCAGCCGTTCCCCGGCTGGGCGAAGGACGCGCAAAAGCGCGAGATCCGCGACCAGTGCATGCAGGCCGTCGCCGCGCTGCCGCAGATGAAGCGCGGCCTCGCCATCCCGGTCGAGACCCTCGACGAGCTGCAGAAGCAGATCCTGGTCGAGCGCCACCTCATCAGCCGCGAGCTCTGCCACGCCAAGTCCGGCTCGGGCATCGTCATCAGCAAGGACCAGTCCTGTGTCGTGATGGTGAACGAGGAGGACCACCTGCGCATCCAGGTTTTGCGCGCCGGCTTCCAGTTCAAGAAAGTCTGGGCGACGATCAACCAGCTCGACACCGACCTCGAGGAGCACATGGACTACGCCTTCTCGCCCAAGCTCGGCTACCTGTCGGCGTGCCCGACCAATCTCGGCACGGGCATCCGCGCCTCGGCCATGATGCACCTGCCGGCGCTGGTCATCTCCAGCCAGATGGAAAAGGTCGTCCGCGCCGTCAACCAGCTCGGCATGGCCGTGCGCGGCCTGTTCGGCGAGGGCTCGGACGCGAGCGGCAGCATCTTCCAGATTTCCAACCAGACCACGCTCGGCGAGAGCGAGGAAGGCATCATCAAGCACCTGCACGGCGTCCTTACGACCATCGTCGACCAGGAGCTCAACGCCCGCGAGAGACTGCTCGAGACCGACCCGAACAAGCTGTTCGACAAGATCGGTCGCGCCTTTGGCATCCTGCAGAACGGCTATCTCCTCAATTCCGGCGAGGCCATGAACCTGCTCTCGCTCATCCGGCTCGGCATCGACCTTGGCATCTTCCCCGACGCCCAGCGCGCCGTGGTGGACCGCCTCTTCATCGAGTGCCAGCCCGGCCACGTGCAGCACGCGGCCAAGGGCGCCTTCGAGCCCAGCCAGCGCGACGTCCTGCGCGGCGAGCGCCTGCGCGCCGAATTTGCCAAAGTGACCGCTCCTGACTTCAGTCACGCCGCCAAGTAA